Within the bacterium genome, the region TTCCTGGAGGACGCCGTGGAGGTGGACGTCGACGCCGTGCGGGACCGCGCCGGCTCGGTTCTCATCGGCGGCGTGATGGAGCACGTCGAGGAGGCGGGCGTGCACTCCGGTGACAGCGCCTGCCTGCTGCCGCCGGTGAACCTCCCGGCGGGTGTGATCGAAGCGCTTGAGCGGCACACCCGGGCGATCGCCGACGAATTGCAGGTCGTCGGCTTGCTGAACGTGCAGTACGCGGTGCCCCGCGGTCCCGACGGCAGCCTCGGCGGCCCCGACGGCCGTTCGGTGTTCGTGCTGGAGGCCAACCCGCGGGCGTCACGCACGGTGCCGTTCGTGGCCAAGGCGACCGGCGTGCCGCTGGTGAAGCTGGCGACGCTGGCGATGATGGGGCGGACCCTGGCCGAAGTCGCCGCATCCGGGTCGGTCGAGGGCTGGACCGGGCCGGCGCCTGCTCCCGGCTCCTACGAGGCTTGGCGGCCACCCGAGCACATCTCGGTGAAGGAGGCGGTGCTGCCCTTCAATCGCTTCCCGGGCGTGGACGCAGTGCTGGGACCCGAGATGCGCTGCACCGGTGAGGTGATGGGCATCGACAAGCGGCCGGGCCTGGCGTTCGCCAAGAGCCAGATCGCCGCCGGCGCCGCCCTGCCGACCAACGGGTCGGTGTTCCTGTCGCTCGCCGACAGGGACAAGCAGGCGGGGATCACCGTGGCGCGGCGTCTCGCCGAGATGGGCTTCACGCTGCTGGCCACCCGGGGCACGGCAGCCGCCCTCGCCGCCGCCGGGGTCGGCACGGAGGCGGTCGTGGCGAAGCTCGCCGACCCCGACGGCCCCCATGCGGTGACGCTCCTTGACGCAGGGTGCATCGATCTGGTCATCAACACGCCGCAGGGCCGCGGCCCGCGCGCCGACGGGGCCGACATCCGCCGCGTCGCGGCGCAGCGCGGCGTGCCGCTGCTGACCACGGTCGCCGCGGCGCTGGCGGCCACCGCCGGTATTGCCGACCAGCGCAACCATCCCATGGAGGTGCGCAGCCTGCAGGAATACCACCGGGACATCCGGGAGTCGGCGTGAGGCAGCGCCGGCGGGCCGTCGACCTGCGGGTCTCGGTGGGCACGGTGGAGTTGCCGAACCCGGTGCTGTGCGCCTCGGGCACGGCGGGCTACGGAACCGAGATGGCCGGCGTGATGGACCTGACGGCGCCCGGCGCGGTCGTCGTGAAGTCGCTCTCCGCCGAGCCGTGGCCGGGAAATCCCGCCCCCCGGGTGGACGCAACCCCGGCGGGGATGATCAACAGCGTCGGCCTGCAGGGACCGGGCGTGGCGGCCTGGGCGGCCGAGCAACTGCCGGCGCTTCAGGCGGCCGGCGTGCGCGTGGTGGCCAGCATCTGGGGTCGCACCGTCGAGGAGTACCGCAGGGCCGCCGAACTGCTGGCACCGCACCGCGACGGCATCCTGGCCCTCGAAGTGAACCTCTCCTGCCCCAACCTGGAGGCGGGCGAGCACCTCTTCGCCCGGGCGCCCGAGTCCACCGCCGCTGCCACCGAGGCAGCCGCCGCAGCCGGTCTGCCGCGCTGGGCCAAGCTGAGCCTCGTCGCTCCCGACATCGTGGCGGTGGCGGCCGCCGCCCGGGAGGCCGGAGCGGCCGCGGTGACCCTCATCAACACAGTCCCGGGCATGGTCATCGATATCGCCGAGCGTCGCCCGGTCCTGGGCGCCGGTGCCGGCGGCGTGTCGGGCCCGGCCATCCGCCCCCTGGCGGTGCGGGCGGTCTGGGAGACGCACGCGGCGTTCGGCGACCTGCCGATCGTGGCCGCGGGCGGAGTGGCGCGCGGCGCCGATGCGGTCGAGATGCTGATGGCGGGCGCCTGCGCCGTGCAGGTC harbors:
- a CDS encoding dihydroorotate dehydrogenase, yielding MRQRRRAVDLRVSVGTVELPNPVLCASGTAGYGTEMAGVMDLTAPGAVVVKSLSAEPWPGNPAPRVDATPAGMINSVGLQGPGVAAWAAEQLPALQAAGVRVVASIWGRTVEEYRRAAELLAPHRDGILALEVNLSCPNLEAGEHLFARAPESTAAATEAAAAAGLPRWAKLSLVAPDIVAVAAAAREAGAAAVTLINTVPGMVIDIAERRPVLGAGAGGVSGPAIRPLAVRAVWETHAAFGDLPIVAAGGVARGADAVEMLMAGACAVQV